In the genome of Triticum urartu cultivar G1812 chromosome 5, Tu2.1, whole genome shotgun sequence, one region contains:
- the LOC125510767 gene encoding uncharacterized protein LOC125510767 isoform X1, which translates to MDRCRIWWPRQQHQSELESVSTRYLLFGWLFPHAGSVDIVVAAFVSQGEILQSFPNLDTFQTAIFSSNKRMPTVLQESAAFTILGDCVVHLPRDFEGCCVKQKYQPLRPQVVQTQHSDTKQDCSIAFNGPLGIEDQDQSESNGKWECDCSVLDGFLDTYKKSVVKGGDWVHFCCKPDKSLKCNLNQIPVLHHLYLDDQKAEINHCHVILYDIPVAGRNHFSLGEDAPYRMKSPFKKPNWINNLQKRRPFLDLDPIVLALNCSNSARLSVAWKTTNNSSAAHFLFATVFDALVQVVQHFTGIILASVSTIIYIFIQLFRKCLSHVSEHFILQKVFRHSWKNMHLRCSQILYWPIFLQDTSLSSSVNVEYAHRAAIQKHALWSNIIMDLLMGFILGAALLLNMETICSWIFALLHYMTDAVLRSGCVWLMGVPAGFKLNTELAELLGMISLNAIQIYSTLWFMVGGFLRHIIQGLAFSGILLGFTVPVSIFIDIIQLATLHVTMLQWLISLIYSRQIQTVTSLWRLFRGRKWNPLRQRLDSYDYTVEQHVVGSLLFTPVLLLLPTASIFYIFFSILSSTIICLCIVLETAICIIHSTPYAAVILWVTRRQRFPAGLMFLPMSSSSVSTDDDALSVEYHSTSLSGERETDEPIHVHSVPLVSELNCNYNTLGQVIGPHYQKVFNGIALPFCKQLAHGILRGTRIPTTLHLPSSPLPWMHIGIREYWMLCRRATKWGRN; encoded by the exons ATGGACCGGTGCAGGATCTGGTGGCCGCGCCAGCAACATCAGTCTGAATTGGAGTCCGTCTCTACCAGATATCTCCTGTTCGGATGGCTCTTCCCCCATGCGGGATCAGTCGATATTGTTGTCGCAGCGTTCGTCTCCCAGGGAGAGATCTTGCAGTCTTTCCCCAACCTCGACACCTTCCAG ACTGCTATCTTTTCCTCAAATAAAAGGATGCCAACAGTGCTACAAGAATCTGCAGCATTTACCATCCTTGGGGATTGTGTTGTACATCTTCCAAGAGATTTTGAAGGCTGCTGTGTTAAGCAAAAATATCAGCCGTTGCGGCCTCAAGTTGTTCAGACACAGCATTCTGACACAAAACAAGACTGTTCTATTGCATTTAATGGACCATTGGGAATTGAAGATCAAGACCAAAGTGAGAGTAATGGAAAATGGGAATGTGATTGTAGTGTATTAGACGGTTTTCTGGATACTTACAAGAAGTCAGTAGTGAAAGGTGGTGACTGGGTGCACTTCTGCTGTAAGCCTGACAAGAGCTTGAAATGCAATCTGAATCAAATTCCAGTGCTTCATCATTTGTATCTTGATGACCAGAAGGCTGAAATTAATCATTGCCAC GTCATACTTTATGATATTCCTGTTGCTGGTAGAAACCATTTCTCCCTGGGTGAGGATGCACCTTATAGGATGAAGTCTCCCTTCAAAAAGCCAAATTGGATAAATAATCTGCAAAAGAGAAGACCATTTCTTGATTTG GATCCGATTGTGTTGGCGCTTAATTGTTCAAATTCAGCTAGATTGTCAGTTGCTTGGAAAACTACTAATAACAGTTCTGCGGCTCATTTCTTGTTTGCAACTGT GTTTGATGCCTTAGTTCAAGTGGTACAACATTTCACAGGAATAATTTTAGCTTCAGTATCGACTATTATCTACATCTTCATTCAACTGTTCCGAAAATGTTTGAGCCATGTCTCTGAGCACTTTATATTACAAAAGGTTTTCAGACACTCATGGAAAAACATGCATCTCCGTTGTTCCCAAATTCTTTATTGGCCGATTTTCCTCCAAGATACGTCCCTAAG CTCCTCTGTTAATGTCGAATATGCACACAGAGCTGCAATCCAGAAGCATGCTTTATGGTCAAATATTATCATGGATCTTCTGATGGGTTTCATCCTTGGAGCAGCACTATTGTTGAACATGGAGACTATTTGCTCTTGGATTTTTGCTCTTCTTCACTACATGACAGATGCTGTCTTGAGATCTGGTTGTGTGTGGCTGATGGGTGTTCCAGCAGGCTTTAAACTGAATACTGAGTTAGCAGAGCTTCTAGGCATGATTTCTCTGAATGCAATCCAAATATATTCTACCCTTTGGTTCATGGTGGGAGGCTTCCTTAGGCATATAATTCAAGGCCTTGCATTTTCTGGAATTCTTTTAGGCTTCACGGTTCCTGTTTCAATCTTCATTGACATTATCCAGCTTGCGACGTTGCATGTTACCATGCTTCAGTGGTTAATCTCCTTAATATATTCAAGGCAGATTCAGACAGTGACATCATTGTGGCGTCTTTTCAG AGGGCGCAAGTGGAATCCTCTTAGGCAGAGATTAGATAGCTATGACTACACGGTTGAACAACATGTGGTTGGTTCACTGTTGTTTACACCAGTCTTGCTTCTTCTACCCACAGCTTCtatattctacatatttttctctATCTTGAGCAGCACAATCATCTGTTTGTGTATAGTGTTGGAAACTGCAATTTGTATAATCCACTCTACTCCTTATGCTGCGGTAATTCTATGGGTGACAAGGAGGCAAAGGTTTCCTGCTGGATTAATGTTCCTTCCTATGTCATCGTCATCTGTATCTACTGATGATGATGCTCTATCAGTTGAATATCATTCAACCAGTTTATCTGGCGAAAGGGAAACAGATGAACCCATCCATGTACATTCAGTACCACTAGTTTCAGAACTTAACTGTAACTATAACACCCTTG GACAAGTAATCGGGCCACATTACCAGAAAGTTTTCAACGGGATCGCTCTCCCCTTCTGCAAACAACTGGCACATGGAATCCTCAGGGGCACAAG GATACCTACAACACTGCATCTGCCGTCTTCACCACTGCCCTGGATGCATATTGGCATTAGAGAATACTGGATGCTTTGCCGTCGCGCAACCAAGTGGGGGAGGAATTAA
- the LOC125510767 gene encoding uncharacterized protein LOC125510767 isoform X2, translated as MDRCRIWWPRQQHQSELESVSTRYLLFGWLFPHAGSVDIVVAAFVSQGEILQSFPNLDTFQTAIFSSNKRMPTVLQESAAFTILGDCVVHLPRDFEGCCVKQKYQPLRPQVVQTQHSDTKQDCSIAFNGPLGIEDQDQSESNGKWECDCSVLDGFLDTYKKSVVKGGDWVHFCCKPDKSLKCNLNQIPVLHHLYLDDQKAEINHCHVILYDIPVAGRNHFSLGEDAPYRMKSPFKKPNWINNLQKRRPFLDLDPIVLALNCSNSARLSVAWKTTNNSSAAHFLFATVFDALVQVVQHFTGIILASVSTIIYIFIQLFRKCLSHVSEHFILQKVFRHSWKNMHLRCSQILYWPIFLQDTSLRAAIQKHALWSNIIMDLLMGFILGAALLLNMETICSWIFALLHYMTDAVLRSGCVWLMGVPAGFKLNTELAELLGMISLNAIQIYSTLWFMVGGFLRHIIQGLAFSGILLGFTVPVSIFIDIIQLATLHVTMLQWLISLIYSRQIQTVTSLWRLFRGRKWNPLRQRLDSYDYTVEQHVVGSLLFTPVLLLLPTASIFYIFFSILSSTIICLCIVLETAICIIHSTPYAAVILWVTRRQRFPAGLMFLPMSSSSVSTDDDALSVEYHSTSLSGERETDEPIHVHSVPLVSELNCNYNTLGQVIGPHYQKVFNGIALPFCKQLAHGILRGTRIPTTLHLPSSPLPWMHIGIREYWMLCRRATKWGRN; from the exons ATGGACCGGTGCAGGATCTGGTGGCCGCGCCAGCAACATCAGTCTGAATTGGAGTCCGTCTCTACCAGATATCTCCTGTTCGGATGGCTCTTCCCCCATGCGGGATCAGTCGATATTGTTGTCGCAGCGTTCGTCTCCCAGGGAGAGATCTTGCAGTCTTTCCCCAACCTCGACACCTTCCAG ACTGCTATCTTTTCCTCAAATAAAAGGATGCCAACAGTGCTACAAGAATCTGCAGCATTTACCATCCTTGGGGATTGTGTTGTACATCTTCCAAGAGATTTTGAAGGCTGCTGTGTTAAGCAAAAATATCAGCCGTTGCGGCCTCAAGTTGTTCAGACACAGCATTCTGACACAAAACAAGACTGTTCTATTGCATTTAATGGACCATTGGGAATTGAAGATCAAGACCAAAGTGAGAGTAATGGAAAATGGGAATGTGATTGTAGTGTATTAGACGGTTTTCTGGATACTTACAAGAAGTCAGTAGTGAAAGGTGGTGACTGGGTGCACTTCTGCTGTAAGCCTGACAAGAGCTTGAAATGCAATCTGAATCAAATTCCAGTGCTTCATCATTTGTATCTTGATGACCAGAAGGCTGAAATTAATCATTGCCAC GTCATACTTTATGATATTCCTGTTGCTGGTAGAAACCATTTCTCCCTGGGTGAGGATGCACCTTATAGGATGAAGTCTCCCTTCAAAAAGCCAAATTGGATAAATAATCTGCAAAAGAGAAGACCATTTCTTGATTTG GATCCGATTGTGTTGGCGCTTAATTGTTCAAATTCAGCTAGATTGTCAGTTGCTTGGAAAACTACTAATAACAGTTCTGCGGCTCATTTCTTGTTTGCAACTGT GTTTGATGCCTTAGTTCAAGTGGTACAACATTTCACAGGAATAATTTTAGCTTCAGTATCGACTATTATCTACATCTTCATTCAACTGTTCCGAAAATGTTTGAGCCATGTCTCTGAGCACTTTATATTACAAAAGGTTTTCAGACACTCATGGAAAAACATGCATCTCCGTTGTTCCCAAATTCTTTATTGGCCGATTTTCCTCCAAGATACGTCCCTAAG AGCTGCAATCCAGAAGCATGCTTTATGGTCAAATATTATCATGGATCTTCTGATGGGTTTCATCCTTGGAGCAGCACTATTGTTGAACATGGAGACTATTTGCTCTTGGATTTTTGCTCTTCTTCACTACATGACAGATGCTGTCTTGAGATCTGGTTGTGTGTGGCTGATGGGTGTTCCAGCAGGCTTTAAACTGAATACTGAGTTAGCAGAGCTTCTAGGCATGATTTCTCTGAATGCAATCCAAATATATTCTACCCTTTGGTTCATGGTGGGAGGCTTCCTTAGGCATATAATTCAAGGCCTTGCATTTTCTGGAATTCTTTTAGGCTTCACGGTTCCTGTTTCAATCTTCATTGACATTATCCAGCTTGCGACGTTGCATGTTACCATGCTTCAGTGGTTAATCTCCTTAATATATTCAAGGCAGATTCAGACAGTGACATCATTGTGGCGTCTTTTCAG AGGGCGCAAGTGGAATCCTCTTAGGCAGAGATTAGATAGCTATGACTACACGGTTGAACAACATGTGGTTGGTTCACTGTTGTTTACACCAGTCTTGCTTCTTCTACCCACAGCTTCtatattctacatatttttctctATCTTGAGCAGCACAATCATCTGTTTGTGTATAGTGTTGGAAACTGCAATTTGTATAATCCACTCTACTCCTTATGCTGCGGTAATTCTATGGGTGACAAGGAGGCAAAGGTTTCCTGCTGGATTAATGTTCCTTCCTATGTCATCGTCATCTGTATCTACTGATGATGATGCTCTATCAGTTGAATATCATTCAACCAGTTTATCTGGCGAAAGGGAAACAGATGAACCCATCCATGTACATTCAGTACCACTAGTTTCAGAACTTAACTGTAACTATAACACCCTTG GACAAGTAATCGGGCCACATTACCAGAAAGTTTTCAACGGGATCGCTCTCCCCTTCTGCAAACAACTGGCACATGGAATCCTCAGGGGCACAAG GATACCTACAACACTGCATCTGCCGTCTTCACCACTGCCCTGGATGCATATTGGCATTAGAGAATACTGGATGCTTTGCCGTCGCGCAACCAAGTGGGGGAGGAATTAA